In Aspergillus fumigatus Af293 chromosome 2, whole genome shotgun sequence, a genomic segment contains:
- the nde1 gene encoding nuclear distribution protein NudE, protein MPSADGSSSARPNGTSSRSDQLAWYKSQYEQLEAELADFQASSRELEAELEKDIEASEKRERLLKEKVDSLKYEVEEWKVRLEFTTFIADDGPRANLSLPRQTKYKQSKAEGNSAQNTLQKEITTLRDANRTLQLKLRDIEVANDDYERQARHTTSSLEDLESKYNVAIERAVLLEEEMRAGEQEREKLRIENQRLRDELSDLKIETEIIHEKLRNAELQNSRRRKPISLRSPSTPQTPDLFNRSPASSIVSSPLFSTPTLKTSLMSATATPPSPPISESSSSLRKSMNAMPGFPLQKASASDSSFGSRSLHGSRTQKHNNHSRATSYAFTSNRPTPSVTNRPGLPKPKPKPNENTNKHNNNARSSGLPKSGSLYQIRGLIGKMQKLEERVQSAKSKLPPPSDSPSRTSSRSGSILGESPVASTITARRNSRKRLSGSSFSSSVRDGDSVPSYAPHSRPSFGARTQGDSRPSSRTSYSSHSSVSHSTHPSVTPSTRPESRQSRTKTPLGHYSTNPTTESRRPRSSLSNPSNQNGVVNGMAHIDEDEDLAMHMSLRARISEIRETRLPSISTPTGLKKRTPSGISGIPAPRTLRTSTGFDRLEGDMGPPERKSNITDLGETY, encoded by the coding sequence ATGCCCTCGGCCGATGGTTCTTCCTCTGCTCGCCCCAACGGTACCAGCTCCCGGTCGGATCAGCTTGCATGGTATAAGTCGCAGTATGAACAATTAGAGGCTGAGCTAGCGGACTTCCAGGCCTCCAGCCGTGAGCTGGAGgcggagctggagaaggatATCGAGGCATCTGAGAAGCGGGAACggttgttgaaggagaaagTGGATAGTTTGAAATATGAGGTCGAGGAGTGGAAGGTCAGATTGGAGTTTACTACCTTCATTGCTGATGATGGACCAAGGGCTAACCTGTCACTTCCTCGGCAGACCAAGTACAAGCAATCCAAGGCGGAGGGAAACTCGGCCCAGAACACGTTACAGAAAGAGATCACGACTTTGAGGGATGCAAACCGGACGCTACAGCTGAAACTGCGGGACATCGAGGTCGCAAACGATGATTATGAACGTCAAGCCCGGCATACAACTTCGTCcctggaggatctggagtcCAAGTACAACGTCGCCATCGAACGAGCGGTCTTattggaagaggaaatgaGAGCCGGCGAGCAGGAGCGGGAGAAGTTGCGCATCGAGAATCAACGTCTGCGTGACGAGCTCTCGGATCTGAAGATCGAAACGGAAATCATCCACGAAAAGCTCCGGAATGCAGAACTGCAAAACAGCCGACGCAGGAAGCCTATCTCGTTGCGCAGTCCATCGACCCCACAGACACCGGATCTTTTCAACCGTTCCCCTGCTTCATCCATAGTTTCCTCGCCGTTATTTTCGACCCCTACATTGAAAACCTCGCTCATGTCCGCCACAGCTACGCCTCCGTCACCGCCGATATCCGAGTCGTCGAGTAGCCTGCGCAAGTCAATGAATGCTATGCCCGGTTTCCCTCTTCAGAAGGCCTCGGCTTCTGACTCGTCATTTGGTAGTCGGTCGCTGCATGGGTCTCGGACTCAGAAACATAACAACCACTCGCGTGCAACATCCTACGCTTTTACGAGTAACCGTCCCACGCCGTCAGTTACGAATCGGCCCGGCTTACCCAAGCCGAAACCCAAGCCCAATGAAAACACCAACAagcataataataatgctcGGTCGTCTGGACTGCCGAAGTCGGGTTCACTGTACCAAATTCGTGGACTCATTGGCAAGATGCAGAAGCTCGAGGAGAGAGTTCAATCTGCAAAATCCAAACTGCCACCCCCGTCGGATTCACCATCTCGTACGTCTTCTCGTTCGGGGTCGATATTGGGCGAGAGTCCTGTTGCATCTACAATAACGGCACGAAGAAACTCGCGCAAACGGTTGAGTGGGAGTAGTTTTAGCTCGTCTGTTCGAGATGGTGATAGTGTGCCTTCTTATGCTCCGCACAGTCGACCGTCCTTTGGTGCTAGGACCCAAGGGGATAGTCGCCCAAGCAGTCGTACTAGTTACTCGAGCCACAGCTCTGTCAGCCACAGTACCCATCCGAGCGTGACTCCATCCACACGACCCGAGAGCCGTCAGAGTCGGACCAAGACACCGTTGGGGCACTACTCGACCAACCCGACCACCGAGAGCCGTCGACCACGATCCTCACTCAGTAACCCATCTAATCAGAATGGAGTTGTCAATGGGATGGCCCACattgacgaggacgaggacctTGCTATGCATATGTCCTTACGGGCCAGGATCAGCGAGATCCGCGAGACTCGGCTTCCGTCCATCTCCACGCCGACTGGGCTTAAGAAAAGAACCCCAAGCGGGATCTCTGGTATCCCAGCGCCTCGAACATTGAGAACCAGCACTGGCTTTGACCGGTTGGAAGGCGACATGGGACCACCAGAGCGAAAATCCAACATTACCGATCTTGGAGAAACTTATTAA
- a CDS encoding acetyl-CoA carboxylase ACC1, whose product MGVPNGSSSNGHVSSRAAKHNLPSHFIGGNHLDAAPPSSVKDFVASHEGHSVISSVLIANNGIAAVKEIRSVRKWAYETFGNERAIQFTVMATPEDLRANADYIRMADQYVEVPGGTNNNNYANVELIVDVAERMNVHAVWAGWGHASENPRLPEALAASPKKIIFIGPPASAMRSLGDKISSTIVAQHAGVPCIPWSGTGVDEVTIDENGIVTVPDEIYKRGCTFSPEEGLKKAKEIGFPVMVKASEGGGGKGIRKVEREEDFISLYNAAANEIPGSPIFIMKLAGNARHLEVQLLADQYGNNISLFGRDCSVQRRHQKIIEEAPVTIAKPATFQAMERAAVSLGKLVGYVSAGTVEYLYSHADDKFYFLELNPRLQVEHPTTEMVSGVNLPAAQLQIAMGIPLHRIRDIRLLYGVDPNTSSEIDFDFSSEESFKTQRRPQPKGHTTACRITSEDPGEGFKPSSGTMHELNFRSSSNVWGYFSVGTAGGIHSFSDSQFGHIFAYGENRSASRKHMVVALKELSIRGDFRTTVEYLIKLLETPAFEDNTITTGWLDQLISNKLTAERPDPIVAVLCGAVTKAHLASEGGVEEYRKGLEKGQVPSNDVLKTVFPVDFIYEGQRYKFTATRAGLDSYHLFINGSKCSVGVRALADGGLLVLLNGRSHNVYWKEEAAATRLSVDGKTCLLEQENDPTQLRSPSPGKLVKFTVENGEHVKAGQAFAEVEVMKMYMPLIAQEDGIVQLIKQPGSTLEAGDILGILALDDPSRVTHAQPFTGQLPDLGPPQVVGNKPPQRFSLLHSILENILMGYDNQVIMNTTLKELVEVLRDPELPYGEWNAQSSALHSRMPQKLDAQLQSIVDKAHARKAEFPAKQLQKTISRFIEENVNPADAEILKTTLLPLQQVITKYMDGLKAHEFNVFAGLLEQYYKVESLFSGRNIRDEDAILKLREEHKDDIGSVVQLVLSHSRIGAKNNLILAILAMYRPNQPGAGNVAKYFKPVLKKLTELESRPAAKVTLKAREVLIQCALPSMEERMSQMELILRSSVVESRYGETGWDHREPEFSVLKEVVDSKYTVFDVLTRFFVHPDPWVTLAALEVYIRRAYRAYTLKGIQYYPDGEVPLVSWDFTLGKLGQPEFGSVHSNQMSTPSTPTTESNPFRRLNSISDMSYLVNDSSNEPLRKGVIVPVQYLEDAEEQLPKALEALPRAGSKRKPGENGLIADLEGKRRPAPRIESDNELTGVCNVAVRDLEDLDDNQIVAQINTILAGLRDELLARRVRRVTFICGKDGSYPGYFTFRGPTYEEDESIRHSEPALAFQLELGRLSKFKIKPVFTENRNIHVYEAIGKGPENDNAVDKRYFVRAVVRPGRLRDDIPTAEYLISEADRLMNDILDALEIIGNNNSDLNHIFINFSPVFNLQPQDVEEALAGFLERFGRRLWRLRVTGAEIRILCTDPATGMPYPLRVIITNTYGFIIQVELYIEKKSEKGEWLLHSIGGTNKLGSMHLRPVSTPYPTKEWLQPKRYKAHVMGTQYVYDFPELFRQAFQNSWAKAVAKIPSLASKRPAVGDCIEYSELVLDDTDNLIEISRGPGTNTHGMVGWIVTARTPEYPEGRRFIIVANDITFQIGSFGPQEDKFFYKCTELARKLGIPRIYLSANSGARIGMADELIPYFSVAWNDPQKPEAGFKYLYLTPEVKQKFDASKKKEVITELIHDEGEERHKITTIIGAKDGLGVECLKGSGLIAGATSRAYEDIFTITLVTCRSVGIGAYLVRLGQRAIQVEGQPIILTGAPAINKLLGREVYTSNLQLGGTQIMYKNGVSHMTATDDFEGVQKIVEWMSFVPDKKGASIPILPWSDDWDRDVAYYPPSKQAYDVRWLIAGKKDEEGFLPGLFDAGSFEEALGGWARTVVVGRARLGGIPMGVIAVETRSVENVTPADPANPDSMEVISQEAGGVWYPNSAFKTAQALRDFNNGEQLPVMILANWRGFSGGQRDMYNEVLKYGSYIVDALVKYEQPIFVYIPPFGELRGGSWVVIDPTINPDQMEMYADEEARGGVLEPEGIVNIKYRREKQLDTMARLDATYGELRRALEDPSLSKEQLSEIKAKMAAREEQLLPVYLQIALQFADLHDRAGRMVAKNTIRKALTWKNARRFFYWRVRRRLSEELILKRMASVAPAAVSGEATGAIPATGLVDGQTPSNESPRAKHLRTLHSWTGFLDEELEHDDRKVAMWYEENRKAIQMKIEALKTDSVATEIAQLLISNKEGGLKGVQQVLSMLPVEEKEAVLKYLGSP is encoded by the exons ATGGGTGTCCCCAACGGAAGCTCGAGCAACGGCCATGTTAGCTCTCGTGCGGCCAAACACAATCTTCCTTCACATTTCATCGGTGGAAATCACTTGGACGCAGCACCTCCAAGCAGTGTAAAGGATTTCGTTGCCAGCCATGAGGGTCACTCCGTCATTAGTTCG GTGCTCATTGCCAACAATGGTATCGCAGCTGTCAAGGAGATTCGGTCTGTTCGGAAATGGGCCTACGAGACATTCGGCAACGAACGGGCCATTCAATTCACGGTCATGGCCACACCGGAGGATTTGCGGGCAAACGCCGATTACATTCGTATGGCCGATCAATATGTGGAG GTACCCGGAGGCACAAATAACAACAATTATGCGAACGTCGAGCTGATCGTCGATGTGGCCGAGCGAATGAATGTCCATGCCGTCTGGGCTGGTTGGGGCCACGCATCCGAGAACCCCAGACTTCCCGAAGCTCTGGCTGCTTCCCccaagaagatcatcttCATTGGTCCTCCGGCCTCTGCGATGCGCTCTCTGGGTGATAAGATCTCCTCGACAATCGTTGCACAGCATGCGGGTGTGCCTTGCATTCCGTGGTCAGGAACCGGAGTTGACGAAGTGACAATCGATGAGAATGGTATTGTCACCGTTCCCGACGAGATCTACAAGCGGGGTTGTACCTTCTCccctgaagaaggtctgaagaaggccaaggagatTGGTTTCCCCGTCATGGTCAAGGCCTCGgaaggtggtggtggtaAGGGTATCCGTAAGGTCGAGCGGGAAGAGGATTTCATCAGCCTTTACAATGCCGCCGCAAACGAGATCCCGGGCTCCCCTATCTTCATCATGAAGTTGGCTGGCAATGCCCGGCATCTGGAAGTCCAGCTGCTGGCTGATCAGTATGGAAACAACATCTCCCTGTTCGGCAGAGACTGCTCCGTACAGCGTCGTCACCAGAAGATTATCGAGGAGGCCCCCGTCACCATCGCCAAGCCCGCCACGTTCCAGGCCATGGAGCGTGCGGCTGTCAGCCTCGGAAAGCTGGTTGGTTACGTCTCCGCGGGTACCGTCGAGTACCTGTACTCGCACGCCGATGACAAGTTCTACTTCCTCGAGTTGAACCCTCGTCTTCAGGTCGAGCACCCCACCACCGAAATGGTCTCCGGTGTCAACCTGCCAGCCGCCCAATTGCAAATCGCCATGGGTATCCCTCTGCACCGCATCCGTGACATCCGTCTGCTCTACGGGGTTGACCCCAACACCTCGTCCGAGATTGACTTCGACTTCTCCAGCGAAGAGAGCTTCAAAACGCAGCGCCGCCCTCAGCCCAAGGGACACACGACCGCCTGCCGTATCACTTCCGAAGATCCCGGCGAAGGTTTCAAGCCCTCCAGCGGTACCATGCATGAATTGAACTTCCGCAGTTCGTCCAACGTCTGGGGTTACTTCTCCGTCGGTACCGCCGGTGGTATCCACAGCTTCTCCGACAGCCAGTTCGGTCACATCTTTGCCTACGGTGAGAACCGTTCCGCGTCGCGGAAACACATGGTTGTCGCTCTGAAGGAGTTGAGCATCCGGGGTGACTTCCGCACGACAGTCGAGTACCTGATCAAGCTACTGGAGACCCCTGCTTTCGAGGATAACACCATCACCACTGGATGGCTGGATCAGCTCATCTCGAACAAGCTGACCGCAGAGCGTCCGGATCCCATCGTGGCTGTTCTGTGCGGTGCGGTGACCAAGGCTCACCTGGCCAGCGAAGGCGGTGTCGAGGAGTATCGCAAGGGCCTCGAAAAGGGTCAGGTGCCCTCCAATGACGTCCTCAAGACCGTCTTCCCCGTGGACTTCATCTACGAGGGCCAGCGGTACAAGTTCACCGCAACCAGAGCCGGCTTGGACAGCTACCACCTGTTCATCAACGGATCCAAGTGCTCGGTCGGTGTCCGTGCTCTGGCCGACGGTGGCCTGCTTGTGCTCCTGAACGGTCGTAGTCACAACGTCTActggaaggaggaagcggcTGCAACTCGCCTGAGTGTCGACGGAAAGACGTGCTtgctggagcaggagaatGATCCTACTCAGCTTCGCTCCCCGTCCCCCGGAAAGCTTGTCAAGTTCACGGTCGAGAACGGCGAGCACGTCAAGGCTGGTCAGGCCTTCGCCGAAGTCGAGGTCATGAAGATGTACATGCCCCTGATTGCACAGGAAGATGGTATTGTTCAGCTCATCAAGCAGCCTGGTTCCACCCTCGAGGCCGGTGACATCCTCGGTATTCTCGCTCTGGATGACCCATCTCGTGTCACACATGCCCAGCCTTTTACCGGACAGCTGCCCGACCTTGGTCCCCCGCAAGTGGTCGGTAACAAGCCTCCTCAGAgattctccctcctccacagtATTCTCGAGAACATCCTCATGGGCTATGACAACCAAGTTATCATGAACACCactctgaaggagctggTTGAGGTTTTGCGGGATCCTGAACTTCCTTACGGTGAATGGAACGCTCAGTCTTCTGCCCTTCATTCTCGTATGCCCCAGAAGCTGGACGCTCAGCTTCAGAGCATCGTCGACAAGGCTCACGCCAGAAAGGCCGAGTTCCCCGCcaagcagctgcagaagactATCTCCCGCTTCATCGAGGAGAACGTCAACCCAGCCGACGCCGAGATCCTCAAAACCACTCTCCTCCCTCTTCAGCAGGTCATCACCAAGTACATGGATGGCCTGAAGGCCCACGAGTTCAACGTCTTCGCTGGATTGCTGGAGCAGTACTACAAGGTCGAGAGCCTCTTCTCTGGCCGCAACATCCGCGACGAAGATGCCATCCTGAAGCTCAGAGAAGAGCACAAGGACGATATTGGCAGCGTCGTTCAGCTGGTACTGTCCCACAGCCGTATTGGCGCGAAGAACAACCTCATTTTGGCCATCCTGGCCATGTACCGCCCCAACCAGCCTGGTGCTGGCAATGTCGCAAAGTACTTCAAGCCcgtcctgaagaagctcacTGAACTTGAGTCGCGGCCCGCCGCCAAGGTCACCCTCAAGGCCCGTGAGGTCCTCATCCAGTGTGCGCTTCCCTCCATGGAGGAGCGTATGTCTCAGATGGAACTCATTCTGCGCTCCTCTGTTGTCGAATCCCGATACGGAGAGACCGGTTGGGACCACCGGGAGCCCGAATTCTCCGTCCTCAAGGAAGTGGTGGACTCCAAGTACACCGTCTTCGACGTCCTGACCCGATTCTTCGTTCATCCGGACCCTTGGGTCACCCTGGCTGCTCTCGAGGTCTACATTCGCCGTGCCTACAGGGCCTATACACTGAAGGGTATTCAGTACTACCCCGATGGAGAAGTCCCCCTGGTCTCCTGGGACTTTACGCTAGGCAAGCTTGGACAACCGGAGTTCGGTTCCGTTCACTCCAACCAGATGTCTACGCCCAGCACACCTACTACGGAGTCCAACCCCTTCAGAAGACTCAACTCCATTAGTGATATGTCATACCTTGTCAACGACAGCAGCAATGAGCCCCTCAGAAAGGGTGTCATTGTTCCGGTTCAGTACCTGGAAGACGCCGAGGAGCAGCTGCCTAAGGCCTTGGAGGCACTCCCTCGTGCCGGGTCGAAGAGGAAGCCGGGCGAGAACGGGCTGATTGCAGACCTGGAGGGCAAGCGTCGACCAGCCCCTCGCATTGAGTCCGACAATGAATTGACCGGTGTCTGCAACGTGGCTGTCCGTGACCTCGAAGATCTTGACGACAACCAGATCGTTGCCCAGATCAACACCATTCTTGCCGGCCTCAGGGACGAGTTGCTCGCTCGCCGCGTCCGCCGCGTGACCTTCATTTGCGGCAAGGACGGCAGCTACCCTGGCTACTTCACCTTCCGTGGACCTACctacgaggaagatgagagcaTCCGTCACAGCGAACCTGCGCTCGCCTTCCAGCTTGAACTCGGACGTCTGTCCAAATTCAAGATCAAGCCCGTCTTCACCGAGAACCGGAACATCCACGTCTACGAGGCCATCGGCAAGGGGCCCGAGAACGACAACGCTGTCGACAAGCGTTACTTCGTCCGTGCTGTGGTGCGCCCGGGCCGTCTCCGTGACGATATTCCCACCGCGGAGTACCTCATCTCCGAGGCTGACCGTCTCATGAATGACATTCTGGATGCCCTGGAGATCATCGGCAACAACAATTCTGATCTGAAccacatcttcatcaacttctCGCCGGTGTTCAACCTGCAGCCCCAGGATGTGGAAGAGGCCTTGGCCGGTTTCCTTGAGCGCTTCGGTCGCCGTCTCTGGCGTCTCCGTGTCACCGGTGCCGAGATCCGTATTCTATGCACCGATCCTGCCACTGGCATGCCTTATCCTCTGCGTgtgatcatcaccaacacCTACGGCTTCATCATCCAGGTTGAGCTGTACATTGAGAAGAAGTCCGAGAAGGGCGAGTGGCTCCTCCACAGCATCGGTGGTACCAACAAGCTCGGCTCGATGCACCTGCGTCCTGTCTCCACACCCTACCCGACCAAGGAGTGGCTTCAGCCCAAGCGTTACAAGGCTCATGTTATGGGCACCCAATACGTCTACGATTTCCCCGAATTGTTCCGACAGGCCTTCCAGAACAGCTGGGCCAAGGCTGTAGCCAAGATCCCCTCCCTGGCCAGCAAGCGGCCCGCGGTTGGCGACTGCATTGAGTACAGCGAGCTTGTTCTCGATGATACCGACAACCTGATCGAAATCTCGAGAGGCCCAGGTACCAACACCCACGGTATGGTTGGATGGATCGTTACCGCTCGCACCCCAGAGTATCCCGAAGGCCGACGGTTCATCATCGTTGCCAACGACATCACCTTCCAGATCGGTTCCTTCGGTCCCCAGGAGGACAAGTTCTTCTACAAGTGTACCGAGTTGGCCAGGAAGCTTGGAATCCCTCGTATCTACCTCTCAGCCAACTCCGGTGCTCGCATCGGTATGGCCGACGAGCTGATCCCCTACTTCTCCGTGGCTTGGAACGACCCCCAGAAGCCCGAGGCTGGATTCAAGTACCTTTACCTCACTCCCGAGGTCAAGCAAAAATTCGATGCCAGtaagaagaaggaggtcATTACTGAGCTCATTCACGATGAGGGCGAAGAGCGCCACAAGATTACGACTATCATTGGTGCTAAAGATGGCCTGGGTGTTGAGTGTCTGAAGGGCTCTGGCCTCATCGCCGGAGCTACCTCGCGCGCTTACGAGGacatcttcaccatcaccctgGTCACCTGCCGCTCCGTTGGTATTGGTGCCTACCTTGTCCGTCTGGGCCAGAGAGCCATCCAAGTAGAAGGCCAGCCGATTATTCTGACTGGTGCCCCGGCCATCAACAAGCTGTTGGGTCGCGAGGTTTACACATCTAACCTTCAGCTCGGTGGTACTCAGATCATGTACAAGAACGGTGTCTCTCACATGACTGCCACCGATGACTTTGAGGGTGTCCAGAAGATTGTTGAGTGGATGTCCTTCGTTCCCGACAAGAAGGGTGCATCCATTCCCATCCTGCCCTGGTCCGATGACTGGGACCGCGATGTCGCCTACTACCCTCCTTCTAAGCAGGCTTACGATGTCCGCTGGCTCATCGCTGGTAaaaaggatgaggaaggcTTCCTCCCTGGTCTGTTCGATGCCGGATCCTTTGAGGAGGCTCTTGGTGGATGGGCTCGTACCGTTGTCGTTGGTCGTGCTCGCCTTGGTGGCATCCCTATGGGTGTAATTGCTGTCGAGACTCGTTCGGTTGAGAACGTTACCCCTGCCGACCCTGCCAACCCTGACTCCATGGAGGTGATCAGCCAGGAAGCCGGTGGTGTGTGGTACCCAAACTCGGCCTTCAAGACCGCTCAGGCCCTCCGCGACTTCAATAATGGCGAGCAGCTGCCCGTCATGATTCTGGCCAACTGGAGAGGCTTCTCCGGTGGCCAGCGTGACATGTACAACGAGGTTCTCAAGTACGGTTCCTACATCGTCGATGCTCTGGTCAAGTACGAGCAGCCCATCTTCGTTTATATCCCACCTTTCGGTGAACTTCGTGGTGGTTCATGG GTCGTCATTGATCCCACGATCAACCCTGACCAGATGGAGATGTACGCTGATGAGGAGGCTCGCGGTGGTGTCCTCGAACCAGAAGGTATCGTGAACATCAAGTACCGCCGTGAGAAGCAGCTCGACACTATGGCTCGTCTCGACGCCACGTACGGCGAGCTCCGTCGTGCTCTTGAGGACCCATCCCTCAGCAAGGAGCAGCTCTCAGagatcaaggccaagatGGCCGCTCGCGAAGAGCAGCTCCTTCCTGTCTACCTGCAGATCGCTCTGCAATTTGCTGATCTTCACGACCGCGCTGGCCGCATGGTGGCCAAGAATACCATCCGCAAGGCCCTGACCTGGAAGAACGCCAGACGCTTCTTCTACTGGCGTGTACGCCGCCGCTTGAGCGAGGAGCTCATTCTCAAGCGCATGGCCTCTGTCGCCCCGGCCGCCGTCTCCGGCGAGGCCACCGGCGCCATCCCTGCCACCGGACTCGTCGACGGCCAGACCCCATCCAATGAGAGCCCTCGCGCTAAGCACCTGCGCACCCTGCACTCGTGGACCGGCTTCCTGGACGAGGAACTCGAGCACGACGACCGCAAGGTAGCCATGTGGTACGAGGAGAACAGAAAGGCCATCCAGATGAAGATCGAGGCCCTTAAGACCGACTCTGTCGCCACCGAGATCGCCCAGCTGCTCATCAGCAACAAGGAGGGCGGTCTCAAGGGTGTGCAGCAAGTTCTCAGCATGCTGcctgtggaggagaaggaggccgTGCTCAAGTACCTGGGCTCACCATGA
- a CDS encoding cysteine hydrolase family protein, which produces MADPTDLNLDAPSDLQDIPDMSMQLVPPPEGTYPDKATLLAAVQAHSKAHGYNVVVKSSSTPTEKKPGRTAKVWLRCDRGGHYRPRNGLTEETRKRRRTSRLMDCPFMLVAAGTPGIWTLTVLNPTHNHGPIVEKPRPAPQHKVRKGQIPAVPYDWPHDATLTPYTTALVIIDMQKDFCSPGGYMEYQGYDISAAQSLIPKLQQVLNTFRTAGFPVYHTREGHRPDLSTLSNREAFRSRNNASGMGIGSQGPLGRLLVRGEVGHDIVDELYPLPEEPVIDKPGKSAFSYTDFELLLRNKGIKNLVIAGVTTDVCVSTTMREANDKGFDCVILEDCTAAGEPSLHVSTLESVKMEGGIFGAVAKADDVIHAVENFKNTTVKKLAPQMTV; this is translated from the exons ATGGCGGACCCCACCGATCTGAATCTCGATGCGCCTAGCGATCTTCAAGATATCCCAGATATGTCCATGCAGCTTGTGCCTCCTCCCGAAGGAACATATCCCGATAA AGCCACTCTTCTTGCAGCAGTGCAAGCGCACAGCAAAGCACATGGATACAATGTTGTGGTCAAGTCATCCAGTACTCCTaccgagaagaagcccggGCGTACAGCGAAAGTGTGGCTCCGGTGCGATCGGGGAGGCCATTATCGGCCCCGGAACGGGCTCACAGAGGAGACGAGAAAGCGACGCCGAACATCTCGTTTGATGGACTGTCCGTTTATGCTGGTCGCAGCTGGTACTCCTGGCATCTGGACGTTGACAGTGTTAAATCCAACTCATAATCACGGGCCTATTGTCGAGAAGCCACGACCAGCACCGCAGCATAAGGTTCGAAAGGGCCAGATTCCAGCGGTTCCTTACGATTGGCCGCATGATGCGACCCTAACACCGTATACCACGGCTTTAGTCATCATCGATATGCAGAAGGATT TTTGTTCGCCTGGCGGTTACATGGAATACCAAGGATACGACATTTCAGCAGCGCAAAGTCTCATACCCAAACTGCAGCAGGTCCTGAATACATTCCGTACTGCCGGATTTCCTGTTTACCACACTCGCGAAG GTCATCGGCCTGATTTATCAACTCTCTCAAATAGAGAGGCGTTTCGGTCGCGGAATAATGCATCCGGCATGGGAATTGGCTCCCAAGGACCGTTGGGACGTTTGTTGGTACGCGGGGAAGTCGGACACGATATCGTTGACGAACTGTATCCGCTGCCTGAGGAGCCGGTCATCGACAAGCCGGGTAAAAGTGCGTTTTCGTACACAGATtttgagcttcttctccgAAACAAGGGCATCAAAAATCTGGTCATTGCAGGCGTCACCACGGATGTCTGTGTGTCGACGACGATGCGGGAGGCGAACGACAAAGGCTTCGACTGTGTCATTCTGGAAGACTGCACTGCCGCGGGCGAGCCGTCCCTCCATGTGAGCACGCTTGAATCCGTCAAGATGGAAGGCGGCATCTTTGGCGCCGTCGCCAAAGCAGACGACGTGATCCATGCGGTGGAGAATTTCAAAAACACCACTGTGAAGAAGCTGGCCCCTCAAATGACGGTATGA